Part of the Paenarthrobacter sp. JL.01a genome is shown below.
GTCTTCGAAGGAATAGGCAGAGTGACCGGAGAAGAGTTCGGGGAAGGTGCTGAGACCCTCATCCCTTGAGTACGCGCTGGGCACCGCGGACTTCGTGGTTTCACGGCTTTTCCACCATTTCCACGTTCGCTGCGAATGCTTCACTCTTCGGATTCCGCACTTCCCTTATGCCTGGTCACCGCCTACCTCGCGGTACAACCACAAGAGTATGCGCAGATCAGGATTAAACACCATTACGATTCCGAAATCGCGGAATTGTTGTGGGTAAAGGGTACGGGGCCGATAACAATCAAATAAATTGATTCAGTTTTCGCGTCACGAATTCACAATAAGTGTTTCTCCGAGCGTGGCCGCATGGACTGCATGCTTAGCGCGGGCCCTGGAATCAGACGTTGGCGATATGCCGCACTGCATCAAGGTAAGGCATGTTGATTGCCGCATCGGCCACGGCGCGAACTGCAGGCTTTGCGTTGAACGCTACGCCGATGCCGGCCGCCCCCAGCATGTCGAGGTCGTTCGCGCCATCGCCGACAGCGATGGTGTGCTCCAGGTCGATCCCCTCGGCAGCGGCCCATTGGCGCAGGTACTTCTCCTTGGATGCCCGGTCGATGACAGCACCCAGGACTTTGCCCGTGAGCGCACCGTCCACAATCTCAAGCTCATTGGCAATCCAGTAGTCCAGGCCCAGCTCCCCGGCAATGGGGCCCAGGATTTGGTTGAAGCCGCCGGAAACAACCGCCACAACGTGACCGGCTTTCTTGAACGCGGCCACGAGTTCTGCCGCACCGAGGCTGAGGCGCACTTCCTCACGCACGGAATCGACGACGGCGGCCGGCAAGCCCGCCAGTACGGCGACACGGGCATGCAGGCTCTGGGCGAAGTCGAGCTCGCCCCGCATGGCAGCTTCCGTGACGGCCGCAACCTCTTCGCGCTTGCCGGCGTAGGCAGCAAGGAGCTCGATGACCTCCTGTTGGATAAGCGTTGAATCCACGTCCATGATGAGAAGCTTGCGCCCTGCCTGCCGGAGCCCTGCGGGGACCAGGGCAGTATCGGTGCCGGTCAAAGCCGACCCGGCCACCCGGCGTCGAAGGTCGGACAGCGCGTCCGGTGAATCAAGCCGCACGTCTACATCGGCCGTGTGAACGGCGAAGCGCTCGTCACCGGTCTGTGATTCCGCGGACACTTCCGCGCCGGCGTCTGCCAGCACCTTGCGCACGGCATCGAGCGATTCAGGGGACAAATTCACGCCATAGCTGACCGCAGCCAAGTTCGAAGTCATGGCCTCAATCCTATCGATCGGCCTTCTTGCCCCCGAAACTGTTTCGCCAGTTAAACCAGCGGAAAGTGCCGGTTATCAGTCATGTTCACTTTTGTCCTAGTGTCTACTGCTATGAGTGATGTTCTGGATTTGGCTTCCGTCAGCGTTGTCCGAGGCAAAAAGACCCTGCTGGACAAGGTTGACTGGCAAGTCAACGAAGGAGAACGCTGGGTCATCCTGGGCCCCAACGGCGCTGGCAAAACAACCCTTCTCCAGATCGCCGCCGCGCGCCTGCACCCCAGCAGCGGCAAGGCCGGCATCCTCGACGAGACTCTGGGGCGGGTCGACGTCTTTGAACTCCGCCCCCGGATCGGCCTCTCCTCGGCAGCGCTTGCCACGCAGATCCCCGAGCACGAGAACGTCCTGAACGTGGTGGTCACCGCAGCGTACGGCGTCACCGGCCGCTGGAGGGAGGGGTACGAACGCGACGACGAACGCCGCGCCTTTGGCCTCCTGAACGACTGGGGGATGGGCCCCCTCCTCAACCGGACCTTCGCAACCCTTTCAGAGGGGGAGCGCAAGCGCGTTCAGATCGCCCGCGCCCTGATGACCGACCCCGAGCTGCTCCTGCTGGACGAACCCGCCGCAGGCCTGGACCTTGGCGGGCGTGAGGAGTTGGTCCATAAGCTGGGCGAGCTCGCCAGCGACCCCGACGCGCCGGCCATGGTCCTTGTAACCCACCACCTTGAAGAGGTGCCCCCGGGATTCACCCATGCGATGCTGCTGCGCGAAGGAGGGGTCGTTGCTGCCGGACCCATCAAGGAAGTCCTGACCGACGAGCACCTGGGTAACACCTTCGGCCTGGCTCTGGACGTTTCCGAAAATTCCGGGCGCTACACCGCCACGGCGCGCCGCTAGGGCGGTCCCGGTACACAATGGAGATTCTTAGCAGCATCCTGGTCTTTATCGCGGGCTTGTGGGCCGGCACCATCAATGCGGTGGTGGGTTCCGGCACGCTGGTGACCTTCCCCGTGCTGATCGCCTTGGGCGTCGTGCCTGTCGTAGCTTCCATGAGCAACGCCATGGGGCTTGTAGCCGGTACGGCCGCCGGCGCCTGGGGTTATCGCCGTGAATTGGCTGGCCGTGGCAGGCAGCTGCTCAAACTGATGCCGGCATCACTGTTGGGTGGCATTACGGGCGCATGGCTGCTGCTCCACCTGCCGGAAAAGGTCTTTGGCTACGTAGCACCTGTCCTGCTGGTCGCCGCGCTGCTCATGGTGCTTTTCCAGCCCAAGCTCCAGGCATGGATCCGGGCTAGGGAACAGAACCCCGAGCATGCCATCAAGGACAAGAGCCACGGCATCCTCTTGGTGGTCCTGATCTACTTGGCCGGGGTGTACGGCGGATACTTCGTCGCCGCTCAAGGAATCCTCCTCGTGGGAATCCTCGGCGTGTTCCTCTCGGGCACCATGCAAAATGCCAACGCCATGAAGAACATCCTCACCCTGACGGTGAACATGGTGGCGGCTGTGTCCTATCTCATCTTCGCCTTCGACAGAATCAATTGGTGGGTTGTCCTGCTCATTGCCGTCAGCTCCACGATCGGCGGGCTGGTCGGTTCGAAGGTTGGCCGGAAATTGTCGCCCAAGGTGCTCCGCGGCGTCATCTTCACCCTCGGCATTGTGGCGCTTGGCTTCATGATCGCCAACCTCCTGAAATAGTCTCCCAGTGACCTTCCACTACCTCGAGTCCGCCGATGATCCGCGGGTGAGCGACTACACCACGCTTACCGATGTGCACCTGCGAAAGCTTCGCGAACCGCGGGAAGGCATGTACATCGCTGAGTCCTCCAGGGTGCTGCGCAGGGCCTTGGCAGCAGGGCACCAGCCACGCTCGTTCTTCCTCGCCGAGAAGTGGCTGGAGGACCTCGACGATGTCTTCCAGGCCTACCCCGATGTTCCAGTCTTCATAGGCAAAGCTTCTTTGCTGGAGGAGATCACAGGCTTCCACCTTCACCGCGGTGCAATGGCTGCAATGCACCGTCCGGATCCTGTGCCGTTGGAGGACCTCCTGGCCTCGGCACAGCGGGTCGCCGTGCTGGAAGACATCGTGGACCACACCAACGTCGGGGCCATTTTCCGTTCGGCCGCCGCACTGGGGGTGGATGCCGTGCTGGTCTCTCCACGCTGCGGCGACCCTTTGTACCGGCGAAGCGTCCGAGTCAGCATGGGCACGGTTTTCCAGGTGCCGTGGGCGCGCCTGGAAAGCTGGCCAGGTGACGTTGTCCAGCTGAAGGAACAAGGTTTCACTGTGGCAGCCATGGAACTGACCGATGATGCGGTGGACCTGGACGATCTCGCGGCCAGGCAGCTTCCAAAACTGGCACTGGTGCTTGGAACAGAAGGTGCCGGGATGAGCCCGGAGACGCTGGCCGCCGTCGACGTCGCTGTCAAAATCCCCATGCGGAAAGGTGTCGATTCGCTCAATGTGGCCGCTGCCTCCGCCGTCGCCTTCTGGGAACTTCGACCGCGGGATTGAGCCGGTTCGTAGGCCGTGCCCGTTTCGGCTATGATTGGTTGTTGGCCCGGAAGCTGGAATGTTTACATTACAGGCCACGGTCCACCTCCATTCATACCTGGCAGCTGGCAAAATCCAGTTGCGCGAACAAAAGGTCCCATTATGAAGTCTGATATCCACCCGAAGTACGAAGCTGTTGTCTTCAACGACCTCGCTTCCGGTACGAAGTTCCTGACCAAGTCCACCGTGTCTTCCTCGAAGACCATCGAGTGGGAAGACGGAAACACCTACCCGGTTATCGACGTCGAAATCTCCTCGGAGTCCCACCCGTTCTACACGGGCAAGCAGCGCATCATGGACTCCGCTGGCCGCGTCGAGCGCTTCAACGCCCGCTTCAAGGGCTTCGGCGGCAAGAAGTAACCACTTCACCCCAAGGCTTTCAAAAGCCCGCATTACCGGATTCTCCGGCAATGCGGGCTTTTGCGTTTTCCGGCAAGATGGAAACCATGACTTCCCAGCCGACACCTGAAACCGATAACGACGACGCCGGGACCCGCCTTCACGGCGAATATAAAGTTCCCGGCGGCAAACTGGTGGTGGTGGACCTGGATGTGGTGGACGGCCTGTTTGCCAACGTTTCGCTGAGCGGCGACTTCTTCCTCGAACCCGATGAAGCCCTGCAGGACATCAATGAGGCACTGACAGGACTTCCCGGGAACTCAACAGCAGCAGATATTGCCGCGGCGGTCAGCGCCGGATTGCCCGCCGGCGCAACGCTGTTCGGTTTCTCCGCAGAGGCTGTGGCCATTACAGTCCGACGCGCATTGTCCAAAGCCACCAGCTGGGACGACCACCAGTGGGACGTCATCCCGCCGTCAGTTCTCCCGACCCATGTGAACGTCGCACTGGACGAAGTACTGACCGAAGAGGTCGGCGCCGGGTTGCGTAATCCCACGCTAAGGTTCTGGGACTGGGAGGAGCCATCAGTAGTCATCGGCAGCTTCCAGTCGGTCAAGAACGAGGTTGATCCTGAGGGCGTTGCCCGCCACGGCATCACCGTGGTCCGCCGGATCAGCGGCGGCGGAGCCATGTTCATGGAGGCCGGCAACTGCATCACGTATTCCCTGTACCTGCCACAGACCCTGGTGGACGGCATCAGCTTCGCCGACTCATACGCGTTCCTGGATGCCTGGGTCATGGCAGCACTCGAGAAGCTGGGAATCACCGCTTTTTATGTGCCCCTCAATGACATCGCAACGGACCAGGGCAAGATCGGCGGAGCCGCCCAGAAGCGGCTTGCCAACGGCGGCATGCTCCATCACGTCACCATGAGCTACGACATCGACGCCGACAAAATGGTCGAAGTGCTGCGGATCGGCAAGGAGAAGCTTTCGGACAAGGGCACCCGCAGCGCCAAGAACCGCGTAGACCCCTTGCGTCGCCAGACCGGCATGGCGCGGGCCGCAATCCTGCAGGCCATGCAGGAGGTCTTTACCGAGCGATACGGTGCCTCAGAGTCCGTGCTCACTGAAGCAGAGCTTGCAGAAGCCAGGAAACGCGTGGACTCCAAGTTCGGTACCAGTGAATGGTTGAACCGGGTTCCCTGATCATCATGACCGGAGTTGGATTGACCGGAGTTGGATACTGCCGGGTTCTGGATACTGTCGGGTTCACTGCGCACGCCCATGCACCGGCCGGGCGTTCACCGGGGGCTCGCCAACTTCGTCGATGGTATGGCCGCTGCAGGCAGTTGTGGTGACGCTGGCCCCTTCGACGCGGGAAACGGTAAACCATCTCATCGCGTCGCGCAGCCGGCACCACCCCACCAGGTACCACCGGCCGTTCGTGGAGGCGAAAAGCACAGGTTCCACGTCGCGGATGGTCGTAGTCCCGTCTGCCGAGGTGTAACTGATACGGACCACTCGCTGCGCGGCCATCGCTTCCTCCAGCGCTGACCTGGTTTTGCGCGACGGGGAGCGAACCTCATTGACCCAGATGCGACCGGCCAGTTCGTGTGCTCTAGCCTTGGTTCCGGGATCGAGGACGTCCAGGATTTTGTGGATACCCGCTGCGGCCAGGTCTGCGTACGGCGCATCGGGCGCTGCGGACACAGCCGCCATGAGGGCCACGGCCTGCGCCGGTGACAGGGTGACGGGCGGCAGGGAGGACCCTGCGGCCAGTCCGTAACCACCGCCGGGACCTGGGCGGGACCAGATGGGCGCCCCGCTGTTCTCCAGGGCATCAAGGTCTCTCTTGACGGTGCGTACGGATACCGCGAACTCCCTGGCCAGCATTTCGGCGGAGACCCCCCGGGCACCGCTGCGGCGCAACATCTCAGAGAGGGCATGGAGCCGTTCGACTCTTCTCACTGTTCGAACCTACCCAAATTCATGACACAAATAGTGACATACCCTTGTCCACGGCGCCTGCGAGGGTGGTGTCATGACAACTTCCACTAACCGCCCAACCATCATTCTCCTCGCCGGCCACTGGTTGGGCGCTTGGGCCTGGGACGAGGTCCTGGAACACTTGGGGTCCCATGACTCACGCGCGACGGCATTGACCTTGCCCGGCCTCGATCCCGACGACCCCGACCGTGCCGCGAGGACCCTCGACGATCAGGCAGCAGCGATACTGGACGCCATGGCGCGACTCGGGGTATCCGAAGACCAGCCGGCGGTCCTCGTCGCCCACAGTGGTGCAAACGCACCTGCCAGCCTCGTCCTGGACCGACGCCCAGAGCTCATCCACCGAATGGTCTGGGTAGACTCGGGCCCTCTGGCGCCAGGAAGTATCTTCGCCCCGGACTTTCCGGACGGCTTGGCGGAGCTTCCGTTGCCGTCCATCGATGTCCTCGCAAGCCAAGCGAGCCTGGAAGGCCTGAACACCGGGGACCTTGAGCGCTTCCAGGCCAGGGCCGTCCCGGAACCCGGCCCCGTGCTTCGTCAGCCCGTCGAGCTCACGAACGATGCCCGCCGCAAGGTCCCCACCACACTGGTGTGCTGCTCGATACCCGGCACGACCGTGTTGGAGCTCGCCCTCTCAGGCCATGGCATGTTTGCCGAAGTCGCGCACATCGAGAACCTCGACGTTCTTGACCTCCCCACGGGGCACTGGCCCATGTGGAGCCGTCCCCGCGACCTCGCCAGGGCCATTCAGTCAGAAGCTACCCGGAACTACTGAAGAGCATTCCTGCAGGAGCAGGAACGGGCTTGGGTCCGGTCCTGAATGACAGCTAAACCTTTGCCGACTGTGCTGTGTTTGCCGACTGCGCTGTGAGGGACCGCAGGAGGTGGCTCCGCTGCTCAATGATGATGCGCCGTAACGCGCGCGGGGCATCAGAGTGGTGGTGGAGCCATTCATCCGTCCTGAGCGCGACCGGATGGCCGGAGGGCTCCATTCCCTCCGCGAGGTCCTGGGCAGCCGGGAAGAGGCCCCTGACGATCCTGCCGGCAATTTCAATGCTCCGCTCGGCCCATACACGCTCAAGGCATTCGAAATAGGGCTCGACATAGGACGCCAGCATGTCACTGGGCGCAGTGGCGAAGCCGGCAATTGTGGCGCTGAGGATCTCGTTGGAGAGGCCCGTGGTGTTGACGGCCAGGTCCCAGGCCGCCGCCTTCACGGCAGCATCCGGGCGGGCAGCGGACGCCAACGCGTGCCCTTCCTTGCCTGACGCTGTCTTATCCGCTTCGAGTTGCCTGTCCAGCTCGGCCTGGGATGCCTCGCCGTGCGCGGCCAGGGCCTGCCAGAAGCTCCATCGCAGCTCTGCGTCGACAGTCAAGCCCTCCACTACGGTGGTGCCGTCAAGGATGTTGCGCAGCAAGGGGAGCTGGCTGTCACCGTGGCGTGAGACCTCTGCCAATGTTCTGGCCCACGCCAGCTGCGCGTCGGAGCCGGGAGCCGAAGCCCGCAGTTGATGAGCCGCGACAGCCAGGAAATCCGTGCGAACGCTGTCCCTGGACCGTCCGGGTACGAAGCGTTCAATGGCGCCGGAGGCGTTTCCGAGCACATTTTGGAGGACTCCGATGCCGGATTCTGCCGGAGCGAACTGCTCCACCGCGCTCACGTACCGTGCAGCAGGCCTCACGCCGTCCCGAGCAGAATCCCACAGTGCCGTCCAGCACAACGCCCGGGCCATGGGGTCCTGGATTTTATCCAGTGAGGTACGCACCGTGCGCTCGGAGACAGGATCAAGCCGTACCTTGGCGTAGCTCAGGTCGTCATCATTGACCAGCAACAAAGCCGGACGCTTCTTGCCTGCAAGCCCGGAGACGAGGGTGCTGGGACCTGCGACATCCACTTCCAGGCTTTCCAACCTGAGCAAAGCGCCGGTCTGGTCGGCGTCATACAGTCCAAGGCGCATACGGTGGGGCCGGAGTTCCTGGTGGCCGGTCAAGGGATCGATGGCTTCCTGCTCCAGCATCACCGCGCCCATCACACCATCGTCCTCCACGATGTCGGCCGTGATGGTCGAGATACCGGAGGTCTGCAGCCACTGCCTGGCCCAATCGCCGAGGTCCCGTCCCGAGGCTTCACTGAGGGCCTTCAGCAGATCCTGGAGGGATGTGTTACCGAAGGCATGCTCGCGGAAGTACTGCCGGGATCCGGCGATGAAGGCATCGAAGCCCACGTAAGCCACCAGTTGCTTCAGCACTGAGGCACCCTTGGCATAGGTGATTCCGTCAAAGTTCTGTTTTGCGGCCTCAAGATCCGGAATATCCGCCACAATCGGGTGCGTCGTGGGCAGTTGGTCCTGGACGTAGGCCCACGCTTTGCGTTTGCTGGCGAAGTTTATCCAGGCTGTGTCCCAGTCGGTGGCCCGGTCCACACCCAGGGTTCCCATGAAATCGGCGAACGATTCCTTCAGCCACAGATCGTTCCACCAGGTCATGGTCACGAGATCGCCGAACCACATGTGCGCCATCTCGTGCATGAGGGTGTTTGCCCTGGCCTGGTACTGGGCATCGGTGGCACGTGAGGCATAGACGTACTTTTCGGTGAAGGTCACCAACCCGGGGTTTTCCATGGCGCCCAGGTTGTACTCGGGCACGAAGGCCTGATCATATTTGCCCCAGGGGTACGGATAGTCGAAAAGCTTGTTGAAGAAGGCCAGGCCGCTCTTGGTGAGCCGGAACAGTTCCTCGGCATCGAAGGACGGCGCCAAGGATGCGCGGCAGTAAAGTGCCAGCGGAACATCCAGGCGGGTGCCGTCGTCGAGCGTTGCATCCCAGTGGTCGGTGGCTTTGAAGTAGGGGCCCGCCAGCACAGTGGTGATGTAGGTGGACATCCGTTCAGTGGTGGCAAAGTCCCACTGGGAAACGTCCTCAGAGCCCGGCACCGGCACCCGGGCGGCCTCCGAGCCGTTGGACGCGACTTCCCAGCCCGACGGCGCAATGACGTGGAACGTGAATTCCGCTTTGAGGTCGGGCTGTTCGAAGTTGGCGAAAACACGCCGGCAGTCCGCCGGTTCGTACTGGGTGTAGAGGTAGCACTGCCCGTCGGCAGGGTCCACGAAACGGTGCATTCCCTCACCGGAACGGCTGTAAAGGGCTGTCCCTGTAACCGTCACGGTGTTCTCCGTTGCGAGGCCCTCCAAGATGATTCTGTCCTGGTCCACCACTGTTCCTACATCCAAGGCGCGTCCGTTCAACACCACGGACTGCACGCCCCCACTGATGAAATCAAGGAAGGTGTAGGAGCCGGCCCGGGCCGAAAAAGTGATGGTGCTGGTGCTCGGATATCCGGCGGCTGCGGGATCTGCCGCGTCGCGGACATCAAGGGTGACATCGTAGCTGTGGGTGGTGATCAGGGCTGAGCGGGTAGCGGCTTCTTCGCGCGACAAATTGTGATTCGACACACAGCTATCTAATCATGATCCACGCGGCCATCAGGCCCAGGGATGCGATGATCACCCAGGACCCCAGCGCCACCAGCGCTGCGCGGCCACCGGTGTGGATCAGCGTCCTGACCCGCACGGCGGAGCCCAAGCCGAACAAGGCCGAGGCGAGCAAAATGTCCTGGGCCACGGCAGCCGCTTCAAGTACTTCCGGCGTCGCCCATCCGGTGGAGCGCAGGGCCACCATGGCGATGAAGCCGACCACAAAGAGCGGCACGATGGGCGGGAACCTGGCATCGACGTCGTCCGCATCCGCTGAACCGTTGGCGCGTTGCCGCACGTGCTGGACCCGCTGGTGCAGGCCGGCGGCAGCGACGATTGGGGCCAGGAGGACCACCCGGGTCAATTTGACGACGACGGCGATGGCCAGCGCCGCTGTCCCGGCAGTTTGCGCTGTCGCCACCACTTGGCCGACGTCGTGCACGGAAGCGCCCGTCCACGCCCCGAATTGCGCCGGATTCAGGTTCAGCGGATGCATCAGGAGCGGCAGCACACCAATAGCCAGCGTGCCGCAAAGCGTTACCAGCGCCACGGGCAGCACCGTGTCCTGGTGCCTGATGCGGCGCACGGCGGCCATGGCGCCGATGGCTGAGGCGCCGCAGATCGAGAACCCCGTGGCAATCAGCAAGGAAGCTTCGCCGGGCAGGCGCAGCAACCGCGCCAAGCCATAGGTACCGGCGAAACTGATCAGGACGACGCCGGCGATCAGCAACAGGGACAACCAGCCAAGACCGAGTACGTCCCACACACTGACTTTGAGGCCCAACAGCACAATGCCCGCGCGCATGAGGTGCTTTCCTGCGAAGTCCAGGCCCGGCCGGGCGCGCCCCGCAACCAGCACCGCAGGGCCCGGTATATTTGCTGAGAGCAACCCCAAAGCAACAGCGAGCGTCATGGCCGGGATCGCGGGCAACACTGTGTGGATGGCGAAGGCAAGTCCGGTCGCGGCGACGCTCAGGACCAGCCCTGGCCCCAACCGTGACAGCTGGGACGCAAGTCTGTTGAAGGGCATGCCTCAACCCTGCCGGATGGGGGCACGGAAGGCGAAACCGGGAGCACCCGGAAACCGCGACACAATCAGTGCGTAATGCGCTCGACTCAAAAAGGTGATTGTCTGATTCCCATGTCTGACCTATTCCAGGATTACTCCGAGGCCGCTGCCCGCAGCGGAGCCTACGACGAGATGTTTGCACCCGGCCACGTTGCCAGAAAA
Proteins encoded:
- a CDS encoding alpha/beta fold hydrolase, which codes for MTTSTNRPTIILLAGHWLGAWAWDEVLEHLGSHDSRATALTLPGLDPDDPDRAARTLDDQAAAILDAMARLGVSEDQPAVLVAHSGANAPASLVLDRRPELIHRMVWVDSGPLAPGSIFAPDFPDGLAELPLPSIDVLASQASLEGLNTGDLERFQARAVPEPGPVLRQPVELTNDARRKVPTTLVCCSIPGTTVLELALSGHGMFAEVAHIENLDVLDLPTGHWPMWSRPRDLARAIQSEATRNY
- a CDS encoding biotin/lipoate A/B protein ligase family protein, with amino-acid sequence MTSQPTPETDNDDAGTRLHGEYKVPGGKLVVVDLDVVDGLFANVSLSGDFFLEPDEALQDINEALTGLPGNSTAADIAAAVSAGLPAGATLFGFSAEAVAITVRRALSKATSWDDHQWDVIPPSVLPTHVNVALDEVLTEEVGAGLRNPTLRFWDWEEPSVVIGSFQSVKNEVDPEGVARHGITVVRRISGGGAMFMEAGNCITYSLYLPQTLVDGISFADSYAFLDAWVMAALEKLGITAFYVPLNDIATDQGKIGGAAQKRLANGGMLHHVTMSYDIDADKMVEVLRIGKEKLSDKGTRSAKNRVDPLRRQTGMARAAILQAMQEVFTERYGASESVLTEAELAEARKRVDSKFGTSEWLNRVP
- a CDS encoding type B 50S ribosomal protein L31 encodes the protein MKSDIHPKYEAVVFNDLASGTKFLTKSTVSSSKTIEWEDGNTYPVIDVEISSESHPFYTGKQRIMDSAGRVERFNARFKGFGGKK
- a CDS encoding ABC transporter ATP-binding protein, producing the protein MSDVLDLASVSVVRGKKTLLDKVDWQVNEGERWVILGPNGAGKTTLLQIAAARLHPSSGKAGILDETLGRVDVFELRPRIGLSSAALATQIPEHENVLNVVVTAAYGVTGRWREGYERDDERRAFGLLNDWGMGPLLNRTFATLSEGERKRVQIARALMTDPELLLLDEPAAGLDLGGREELVHKLGELASDPDAPAMVLVTHHLEEVPPGFTHAMLLREGGVVAAGPIKEVLTDEHLGNTFGLALDVSENSGRYTATARR
- a CDS encoding helix-turn-helix transcriptional regulator, with amino-acid sequence MLRRSGARGVSAEMLAREFAVSVRTVKRDLDALENSGAPIWSRPGPGGGYGLAAGSSLPPVTLSPAQAVALMAAVSAAPDAPYADLAAAGIHKILDVLDPGTKARAHELAGRIWVNEVRSPSRKTRSALEEAMAAQRVVRISYTSADGTTTIRDVEPVLFASTNGRWYLVGWCRLRDAMRWFTVSRVEGASVTTTACSGHTIDEVGEPPVNARPVHGRAQ
- a CDS encoding YeiH family protein; its protein translation is MPFNRLASQLSRLGPGLVLSVAATGLAFAIHTVLPAIPAMTLAVALGLLSANIPGPAVLVAGRARPGLDFAGKHLMRAGIVLLGLKVSVWDVLGLGWLSLLLIAGVVLISFAGTYGLARLLRLPGEASLLIATGFSICGASAIGAMAAVRRIRHQDTVLPVALVTLCGTLAIGVLPLLMHPLNLNPAQFGAWTGASVHDVGQVVATAQTAGTAALAIAVVVKLTRVVLLAPIVAAAGLHQRVQHVRQRANGSADADDVDARFPPIVPLFVVGFIAMVALRSTGWATPEVLEAAAVAQDILLASALFGLGSAVRVRTLIHTGGRAALVALGSWVIIASLGLMAAWIMIR
- a CDS encoding sulfite exporter TauE/SafE family protein; the encoded protein is MEILSSILVFIAGLWAGTINAVVGSGTLVTFPVLIALGVVPVVASMSNAMGLVAGTAAGAWGYRRELAGRGRQLLKLMPASLLGGITGAWLLLHLPEKVFGYVAPVLLVAALLMVLFQPKLQAWIRAREQNPEHAIKDKSHGILLVVLIYLAGVYGGYFVAAQGILLVGILGVFLSGTMQNANAMKNILTLTVNMVAAVSYLIFAFDRINWWVVLLIAVSSTIGGLVGSKVGRKLSPKVLRGVIFTLGIVALGFMIANLLK
- a CDS encoding TrmH family RNA methyltransferase, translating into MTFHYLESADDPRVSDYTTLTDVHLRKLREPREGMYIAESSRVLRRALAAGHQPRSFFLAEKWLEDLDDVFQAYPDVPVFIGKASLLEEITGFHLHRGAMAAMHRPDPVPLEDLLASAQRVAVLEDIVDHTNVGAIFRSAAALGVDAVLVSPRCGDPLYRRSVRVSMGTVFQVPWARLESWPGDVVQLKEQGFTVAAMELTDDAVDLDDLAARQLPKLALVLGTEGAGMSPETLAAVDVAVKIPMRKGVDSLNVAAASAVAFWELRPRD
- the serB gene encoding phosphoserine phosphatase SerB translates to MTSNLAAVSYGVNLSPESLDAVRKVLADAGAEVSAESQTGDERFAVHTADVDVRLDSPDALSDLRRRVAGSALTGTDTALVPAGLRQAGRKLLIMDVDSTLIQQEVIELLAAYAGKREEVAAVTEAAMRGELDFAQSLHARVAVLAGLPAAVVDSVREEVRLSLGAAELVAAFKKAGHVVAVVSGGFNQILGPIAGELGLDYWIANELEIVDGALTGKVLGAVIDRASKEKYLRQWAAAEGIDLEHTIAVGDGANDLDMLGAAGIGVAFNAKPAVRAVADAAINMPYLDAVRHIANV
- the pepN gene encoding aminopeptidase N, giving the protein MSNHNLSREEAATRSALITTHSYDVTLDVRDAADPAAAGYPSTSTITFSARAGSYTFLDFISGGVQSVVLNGRALDVGTVVDQDRIILEGLATENTVTVTGTALYSRSGEGMHRFVDPADGQCYLYTQYEPADCRRVFANFEQPDLKAEFTFHVIAPSGWEVASNGSEAARVPVPGSEDVSQWDFATTERMSTYITTVLAGPYFKATDHWDATLDDGTRLDVPLALYCRASLAPSFDAEELFRLTKSGLAFFNKLFDYPYPWGKYDQAFVPEYNLGAMENPGLVTFTEKYVYASRATDAQYQARANTLMHEMAHMWFGDLVTMTWWNDLWLKESFADFMGTLGVDRATDWDTAWINFASKRKAWAYVQDQLPTTHPIVADIPDLEAAKQNFDGITYAKGASVLKQLVAYVGFDAFIAGSRQYFREHAFGNTSLQDLLKALSEASGRDLGDWARQWLQTSGISTITADIVEDDGVMGAVMLEQEAIDPLTGHQELRPHRMRLGLYDADQTGALLRLESLEVDVAGPSTLVSGLAGKKRPALLLVNDDDLSYAKVRLDPVSERTVRTSLDKIQDPMARALCWTALWDSARDGVRPAARYVSAVEQFAPAESGIGVLQNVLGNASGAIERFVPGRSRDSVRTDFLAVAAHQLRASAPGSDAQLAWARTLAEVSRHGDSQLPLLRNILDGTTVVEGLTVDAELRWSFWQALAAHGEASQAELDRQLEADKTASGKEGHALASAARPDAAVKAAAWDLAVNTTGLSNEILSATIAGFATAPSDMLASYVEPYFECLERVWAERSIEIAGRIVRGLFPAAQDLAEGMEPSGHPVALRTDEWLHHHSDAPRALRRIIIEQRSHLLRSLTAQSANTAQSAKV